The sequence GCCGAAGATATCTATCCTGAAAGTCTGGCAGAGCGTGTCATTGAGCATTTCAAAGGACTAGCACCCGATGCGATCAGTGCAGAGTTTATTAAAGGTGAAGCGCTGAAAGACGCGGGCTGGATGGGTATTTATACGGTGGGTCGTGCCAGCCAGCATGCACCGGGCATGTTGGTACTCGATTACAACCCAACGGGTGATGAAAATGCACCGGTCGACACCGCACTGATTGGTAAAGGGATTACTTATGACAGCGGTGGTTACAGCATTAAGCCAAGTGAAGGCATGCTGTCAATGAAGTGCGACATGGGTGGTGCAGCAACGGTCACTGGTGCATTGTCGTTAGCGATTCGTCGTGGTTTGAATAAACGCGTGAAGCTGATTCTCTGTTGCGCAGAAAACATGATTGATGGTCGAGCGTACAAGTTAGGCGACATTATCCGTTATAAGAACGGTTTGACCGTAGAAGTGGTGAATACTGACGCTGAAGGTCGATTGGTGTTAGCTGACGGGTTACAGGCCGCTGGCGAATTTGGCGCGAAAAATATTATTGATGCCGCTACCTTAACCGGTGCCGCTCAAATGGCCGTCGGTAATGAATACAATGCGCTGTTCAGTATTGATAACAGCGCCGCCGAGCGCGCATTGAAAAACGCCGATAAAGAACACGAACTACTGTGGCGCTTGCCGTTAGCACCTTGGCACTCAGAGAATTGCCCGTCAGCTTTTGCTGACACAGCGAACAGTCGTCCGCAAAAAGGTGGTGGTGCAGGCGGCGCCAGTAACGCGGCAGGCTTCCTGTTACGGTTTGCACCAGAGCAAGGTAAGGGCTGGCTTCACTTTGATTTGGCTGGTGCTTATCAGAAGTCAGCGACAGGTATGTGGGCAACAGGTGCGACAGCATTAGGCGTCAGAACCATTGCCGCCACCGTCCAAGGTGACTGATTGGGTATGACCTTGCCCGTTGAAAACGTGCTGCCGGCGTTAGCGCAATGCTTCCCGGCAGCGCGTGTGGTTTTAGAGGCACCGCCGGGTGCCGGAAAGTCCACCTATTTACCCCTTTATTTGCTTCGAGAACAGTTGGGCACAAGCGGTATTACCGTTATGTTGCAGCCGCGGCGGGTTGCTGCTGTTAACGTGGCTAATTACCTGGCCAGGCAGTTAAATGAGCCGGTTGGCGAAACCGTTGGCTATATTGTTCGCGGTGAGACGAAACGCACGAAGAACACCAAGCTTCTGGTCGTTACTGAAGGCGTATTAGTACGCTGGTTACAGGAAGACCCTGAGCTTAGTGGTATCTCCACACTGATATTCGACGAATTTCATGAGCGCAATTTACACAGTGATTTAAGTCTGGCGTTAGTCATGGATGCGCTGCCATTACGTGACGATTTAAACCTGTTGGTGATGTCAGCGACACTGCCGGCCGAAGCTATTTCTGAGTGGTTGTCCGGGTATTGTGAAGGAGTAACAACGCTTAGAAGTGAAGGGCGTAGCTTTCCTATAGACATTCAATACCGAGCACCCAAAAAGCGAAGTGAGTGGTTACTGCAGTTGCCCACTGTCATTGTGGAGGCTTTAGGAAACGCTGACAAAGGCGTATTAGTTTTTCTGCCGGGTATCTACGAAATTGAACGAGTGCAACAAGCATTGAGCTCTCTGTTGGCAACTGATGTCGACGTTTATACCTTGCATAGCCGGCTGTCACTTAAAGCGCAGCAGCACGCGTTAAAAGCCAGTGATGGTAAGCGAATTATCCTTGCGACTAACATAGCTGAAACCAGTTTAACCATAGAGGGCATTGATGTGGTAGTGGACAGCGGACGTGAACGTCGAGCAAACTTTTTGCCGGGTTATGGCATGAACCAGCTGACCACGCACTTTGTATCCCGAGCGTCAGCAACGCAGCGAGCCGGTCGGGCCGGTCGCTTACAACCCGGAACCTGCTATCGGGCTTGGTCTAAAGCAGATGAGCATGGTCAACCTGAGTATGCGAAGGCTGACATAGAAACACAGGACGTAACGTCGGTGGTATTGGAAGCCCTGAAATGGGGGAGCTCAGTGAGTGAACTTGCCTGGTTTACTCCACCTAATCCGGTGCACTGTCGTGTTGCTGAACAATTTTTATCGTTAACCGGACTTTTGCACGACAAGCAACTGACGGGTAAGGCAATGTCATTGGATACGGGGACTGATGTACGGCTTGCCCTCATCTGTGCCGCCGCAAACGAGACTGGTGATAAGGAGGCCAATAATAAGGTGAAGGCGGCTTGTGCCCGCGCTCTGGCGACGTTAGAAGAGCCGTCACCACAGATTAAAACGGTCAACATTCTTGAAAGTGCTAAGCAACATTATCAGCAGCGCCAGTCATTGAGCCGATGGCGAAGACGCTGGCAGTATTGGTTGCAACGTTTGCGGGTGACGGAAAATACGGAAGCGAATGAGAAAGGCGCAGAGCCGCTGCTAATAGCGGGCTTTCCAGACAGGTTGGCAAAGTACACTGAGACGAAAAGAAGCTTTCAGCTGGTGACCGGTGGGCGTCTGGCTCCCGTTGCCGAGTTATTGAGCCAGCCTCAATGGGCGATTATTTTCGAGGCCACCTTTCAAGAAGGCAACAGCACAGGAAAAGTGCGGAGTTATGTTGAAGTATCCGACATCTCTGACGCGATAGACGCTGCCGGGTTAGCTGTGTCTGAAACCCATTCAGCTGACTGGCTCGGTAATCAACAAACCCTGACTCGTGTTAGGCGCCAGGTCATCGGTGCATTGACACTCTCTGAAGAAAAGCTAGACGGAAGCGTGAGCCATGAAGAATGTTGCCAGGCATTTTCGGAGTATCTTAATAAAAAAGGTCTTGAAACACTAAATTGGTCCCGAAAGGCAAATCAACTGTTGGCACGCATGCGTTTGTTACAGTCAGCTACCGGAGAGCTAAGTGACTACTCACTATCGACTGAGGGCTTGCTGTTTCAACTAGATGCTTGGGCTTACCCCTATTGGGATTCAGTAAAATCATTGTCGCAGTTGCAAGCCTGGGATCCCTATGAGGCGCTAACCTATTGGCTTAACTACGAGAAAGAACGACTGGACAACGCCTGCCCTGAGCACTGGCAAACACCGACACAACGTAAAATCTTTATAAATTATCTGGACGGAACCCCGCGAGTTGAGGTGAAATTGCAGGAAATGTTTGGCGTAAAAGACTCGCCACGAATTATTGATGGCCAGCAGGTAGTATCGGTAGATTTACTCTCTCCGGCGGGCAGACTGCTGCAACGAACCAATGACTTACATAGCTTTTGGGATAACGCGTATCAGGAAGTCCGCAAAGAAATGCGAGGGCGTTATCCGAAACACCCATGGCCGGAAGACCCGATAAACGCCGAGGCAACTTATAAAACCAAAAGGCAAATGCAGTGATAAAACGTCAATGGTTAAGTTATTTATTCTGGACCAGCGTCAAGATTGGCGTGGCGGTCGCGGCGATTGTTGCTGTGTATGCGATATACCTTGATGCTAGTCTGTCTAAGCATTTTAAAACGGAGCGCTATCAAGCCCCGGCGCTTGTCTATGCTGGCGAGTTGCGTTTATACCCCGGTTACCCAATACAGCAATCGGCACTCGTTAAAACGCTCGAACGCATTGGCTATAACCGCAGTAACGATACCGAGCAGTCCGGCTATTATTCGGTGAGTAATAGCAGCGTTATGGTGCACCGTCGGCCGTTTGATTTCTCAGACGGTCCACAAATGTCTAAGCGGGTTCAGGTTCACTTTGTGAATGACCGAGTTGCATCTATTACCTCATGGCCCAGTGGGAGAGAGCTGGAGAGCTTTCGTTTGGAGCCTGAGCTCATCGGTCGAATTAGCACGTTAAGCAAAGAAGACCGGTTATTGGTTGGTTTGGAAGTGGTACCTAACCTACTCATTGAGACGCTACTTCAGGTGGAAGATCGCAACTTCTATCATCATAAGGGGGTTTCTCCCTGGGCTATTCTAAGAGCGTTAGTCGCGAACTTAAAAGCGGGCAGAACGGTTCAGGGGGGCTCGACGCTAACTCAGCAGTTGGTTAAAAACTTGTACCTCACCCGCGAACAAACCTTGTGGCGAAAATTTCATGAAGCCATGATGTCGCTGGTTATCGACTACCGTTTTGATAAAAATACTATTCTGGAAACCTATTTAAACGAAGTGTATTTCGGTCAGGACGGCCGCAACGCGATTCACGGCATAGGGCTTGCCAGCCAGTTTTACTTCGGTAAACAAGTTCAGGAGCTGTCAGTTGATGAGGTTGCGTTGCTCATTGGCATGATAAAAGGCCCTTCTTATTACGACCCCAGACGTTTTCCTGAGCGTGCGCAGGAGCGAAGGGACACCGTGTTAAAGGTGATGTTTGATCAGGATCTTATCGCTAAACCGACTTATGTCGCTGCGGTACAACGACAATTAGATGTTAGAGAAAGCCGGCGTTTAGTGGAGCATCCGTACCCTCATTACATGGATATTATTAAGCGTGAAATGAAAACGCTGGCGCTGCCAGATGACTGGCAGGATACGGGCTTAAAGATATACACCCATATGGATGTTAACGCCCAGGAAGCGGTGCAAAAGTCGTTGGCGGGCAAGCTTAAAGAGGATGACAGTGCGCTGGAAGGGGCTATGGTGGTTGCTAATTACCGTCAAGGGACGGTAACGGCTTTAGCGGGAGGACGTTTGAGTCAAACCGTTGGGTATAACCGCGCAATAATGGCGCTGAGGCCCATCGGCTCGCTTATTAAGCCAGTGATATACGCAACCGCAATGCAGGAGTCTGGTATTGGTTTGCATACTCCGGTGGTCGATGAGGCCATTACACTTGAGGACAAGCAAGGTAAGCAGTGGCAACCGCAAAACTACGACAAGGAATTCAAAGGTAGTTTGTTGCTTTATGAGGCGTTGGTTGAGTCACGTAATATTCCGGCGGTGAGAGTGGGCGTAGAAGTCGGCGTGGATACCGTCGTTGACTACATGAGACGACTAGGCGTTGTCACTCCTTTGGAGGCCTATCCGTCGTTGACGTTGGGCTCTGCGTCGCTGACGCCGTTTGCAGTCACACGAATGTACAGTGCGCTGATGAACGATGGACGCTTTCAGCCGCTCTCTGCGATTTCGTCTATTACCACGCATCAGGGCGATGTTTTATATCGGGCCTCTGAGAAAAATGCTGAACAAGTGTTTGACGCCAAAGTCGCTTATCTGACGAAGTTTGGTTTGCACGGCGTTGTTTCTGAAGGCACGGCGAGTGCTTTGCAAAGAGTACTGGCGGGGCAAAAAGTTGGCGGAAAAACCGGTACGACGAATGATTACCGGGACAGTTGGTTTGTCGCTGTTGACGGCGAGCAGGTAGTGACCGCCTGGCTGGGACGGGATGATAACCAACCGACAGGCCTGACAGGTAGCAGCGGCGCCTTAAGAGTCGTTGCTGATTACTACGAACGTAAACCGCCGTTAAGTATGGCGTTGAATGTACCCGAACCGCTGAAGATGCAGCGCTTTCATGAACGGACAGGGCAGCGCATACCGAATGATTGTGGAAATGGCGAATTGTTGCCTGCAGAAGAAATACGCTTGCCGGATAACATAACCTGTGAGGGGAATATCGAGGAGAAAAGTTGGTGGGACCGCCTGTTTGGAGGCTAGTCCCACCGGGTTATTCGTTAAGAGTGCTGTAGTTTTACTTCAGTTGGGTAAAGGCTTTTTCCGCCGCTTGTAAGGTCTTCTCAATGTCATCTTCAGTGTGTGCCGCTGACATGAAACCGCCTTCAAACGCAGAAGGCGCAAGGTATACCCCTTCATTCAGCATAGCGTGGTAGAACGTTTTGAAATGCTCCATATTGCACTGAGTTGCCTGCGTATACGACGTCACTTCCGGCTCTTCAGTAAAGAAGAAACCAAACATGGAGCCGGCACGATTCGTTGTCATTGGCACGCCCGCTCTATTGGCGCGTTCTTGTAGACCATCCACTAACGCATCAACGCGTTGGTACAACTGGTCATAAAGGCCTGGAGTAGAGAGCTGTTGCAAAGCAGCCAAGCCTGCGGACATTGCGACAGGGTTCCCCGATAGTGTACCGGCCTGATACACAGGCCCCACCGGCGCAATGTAGTCCATGACTTCTTTCTTACCGCCAAAGGCACCCACCGGCATACCACCACCAATCACTTTTCCTAAGGTGGTTAAGTCGGGAGTAATGCCATAGCGCTCCTGAGCGCCTCCCGGAGCAACTCGGAACCCAGTCATGACTTCGTCAAAAATCAGAACCGAACCGTACTCGTCACAAACGTCACGTAGGCCTTCTAAAAAGCCGGGAACAGGCGGGATACAGTTCATATTGCCGGCAACCGGCTCAACGATAATACAAGCAATATCGTCGCCGAACTCTTTAAATGCCTCTTTAACTGAATCGATGTCGTTGTAGTTAACAGTTAGCGTGTGCTTGGCTAAGTCTTCCGGAATGCCCGGAGAATTTGGAACACCCAAAGTCAGCGCGCCAGAGCCTGCTTTCACCAACAACGAGTCAGCATGACCATGATAGTTGCCTTCAAACTTCAGAATTTTGTCACGGCCGGTGTAGCCACGCGCTAGGCGGATAGCCGTCATGGTGGCTTCGGTGCCGGAGTTCACCATACGAACCTTTTCAATCGACGGTACGATTTTGCGAATGGTTTCCGCCATAGTGATTTCAATTTCCGTTGGCGTACCAAAGCTTAAACCACGTTTTGCAGCCGCTAAGGTTGCTTCTAAAACGGAAGGGTGGTTGTGCCCGAGAATCATTGGCCCCCATGAGCCAACGTAGTCAATGTAACGTTTACCGTCGGCATCAATCATATAAGCGCCTTCTGCGCTTTCAAAAAATATCGGTGTGCCACCAACGCCGCTAAAGGCTCGAACCGGCGAGTTAACGCCGCCGGGAATGCTAACTTGTGCTTGCTTGAATAAATCTTCTGAACGACTCATGCCGCAGTTACCTCTTTATAGTTGGCTTTTTTCGCTGTACCAGATGACATCACATTCGTGTTTGTCGACCTGGTCAACCACGCCTAATGTCAGTGCAAATAGCGCCATACGAATGAGCACTCCGTTGTCCGCCTGTCTGAAAATAGCCAGGTTTGGGTTCTGGTTGAGATCATTGTCGAGCTCGTTCGCTTCTGCTCGTGAATCTCTGGGCAACGGGTGCATAATGACGGTATTGGGCTTGTAATGCTTAGTGTAAATATCCTGATTTAAACGGAATTTACCGCGATATTGATCAGCGTCTTCGGGACTGGCGAAACGCTCTTGCTGGATGCGAGTCTGGTACACAATGTCGGCATCAACAATGCCGTCGACTTTTTCCGTGATAGTCACCTGATGACCGGCGCTATCCAGGGTGGTTAATACCGACTCAGGCATCGACAGTTCACGCGGAGAAATCAGCGTGAACTTAATGTTTTTATACATGGACAGCAGTGTCGATAATGAGTGAACCGTACGTCCGTACTTTAAGTCACCAATCATGCATATGTGCATGTTATCAATGCTCTGTTGGTGATAAGCCAGTTCTTTTTCGATGGTGTACAGGTCGAGAAGTGCCTGAGTCGGATGCTCATTAGCACCGTCACCACCATTAATGACCGGTACCCGGCTACCACTGGCAAACTCTTTCACCGAACCCGATTTCGGGTGGCGCATAGCAATAACATCGCTATAGCTGCTCAGCACGCGGGCCGTGTCGTAGAGAGACTCGCCTTTGGCAATCGCTGAGCTTTCCATGCCTGTGGTTTCACGAACCTCACCGCCGAGCAAATTAAAAGCGGTGCCGAAGCTTACCCGGGTACGTGTTGAAGGCTCGAAGAATAAGTTGCCGAGAATAGCTCCGTCCAATACTCGGGTTCGTTTTTTACGACGAGCATAGGGTTGCATTTTATCAGCAACGGAAAAGATATAATCGATACTGTCTCGGTCGAACTGGTTGACTGAGAGAATGTTGGAACCGGTGAAATTCATCAATAGGTGCGCCTCTGCCGCCGAATGTCACTGGACGCACACTATAGCAAAGTCAGCACCGTTTTAGAATCTAATACGGCTTCACCACGGCTAAAATAATAATCGCGAAAAGCGCCAGAACCGGCAGTTCATTAAAGACTCGATAAAAGCGATGACTTTTCGTATTTTTACCGTTCTTAAAGTCCCTCAATAATTTGAAGCAGTAACCATGGTACGCGTATAAAAGCGTGACTAAAACCAATTTGGTATGCATCCAGCCACTGGCGGCAAACCAAGCAGAACCGTAGGCAAAAATGAGCACCAGTCCAAAAACCAGAGTTAAAATAGCAAAAGGTGTGACGAAGAACAGTAAACGTCTTTCCATTACGCAAAACTGTTCGTGTACCGCGGGTTTAGCATTCATGGCGTGATACACAAACAGCCGGGGTAAGTAAAAAATACCCGCAAACCAGGCCACCATAAAGGCAATATGCAATGCTTTAACCCATAAAATCCACGTCATGCTAACTCTCTTTGTAATGCTTTACGGACGGTTTCCCACGTCACTATGCCACACGGGTGTTCACCGTTTGATTCATAAATATACACCGCACCACGGCGCTGTTGTCCAATTTCATCGTACACTTCAGCCAGTGTTGAGGTGATACGCAAACCTTTAATAGGTGTATAGCTCAAACTGGGGCTGTCTCCAGCGGTAATATCATAGGATACAAGACGGTACAGAGGCTGGTTGTCTTCATCCACGGACATGACGATAACCGTTTTTGCCTGGGCGGATTCCAGGGAGTCGACCAACTCATTCTGGGTGGGTTCGAGCAAGAGTTTAAAGTCCGTCTCCATGACGTTTTCGACGCCGGTCTTCTGCAGCGCTACGTGCACAGGAGCCAGTTGGTAGGGCAAATCCTGCAACTCCAACTGAGCGATAAAAATTGATTTTGATTTAAACAGCTGACTGGATATCAGATAGGCCGGGACAATCACCATCATTGCCGGAATAATAATTTCGACACTGCGAGATAACTCGACGATAGCCAGAAGCGCCGCCATAGGCGCGTGAATGCACGCCGCCAAAATACCGGCCATGCCAAGTAGAATGAAACTGTCAAAAGACAAGGCTTGTTGAATGCCTAATACATCCACCGCGCCAACGAAAACTGCTGCAATAATGGCTCCAATACCAAACACCGCACCAATTAAGCCACCCGGAATGCCCATACCAAGTGCAATGGCGGCGGCAAATAGCTTGGCAAGCAATAGCGTGGTGAGCAATGACATTTCGCCTTGGTGATTAATGACCTGCTCGATAGCCGTCAAACCCGGCCCCAGGCTGGTTGGAATAATAACCGCTAATGACGCGGTAATAATGCCCGCGAACAGAAGCCGAGTCAGTAAGGACATGTCTTTGACTGTATCCATAACATCCAGCATGAGTTTTTTGAAAATCACACCAACGACGCCCAGCACTACGCCAAGAATGACGACCCAGGGCAACTGGGTGGTTGGAATGTCCTGCGCCGACAACATGGCAAGTTCAGAAGCGACGCCAAAGATTTCTTCTGTTATTAATGACCCTGCGACCGCTGACAACATGACCGGAATGAACACGTGAACTTTGTATTCGCGCAGAACCACTTCCATGACCAGTACCATGGCCGCAAGAGGTGTATTAAACGATGCTGCAATAGCGGCCGCAATACCGCAGGCGGCTAGTGTTCGCAAGGCGTTTTTGGGTGCATCGACATGGAAGCCGAGCCAAGTCGAAGCGGCTGCGCCTAAGTGAACCGCTGGGCCTTCGCGACCAACACTGTAGCCGGCAATAAGAGCAATAATACCGCCAAAAAACTGGTTAACGGTGCTGCGCCACGGGAGCATCCCGTAATGCTGTTTCATACGATGGATGACATAAGGGATGCCCATGCGTACATAGCGCGAACCCGATAAGCGAAAAATACCGTAAATAAGTAACGCTGCGGCAATGGGTATGATAAAACGGAGCGTTGTTGGCAACGGTTCCTGCCAGTAGGTGTCGTTACCAATAAGATGAGCGCCGTATTCAATCGCAAAGCGGAAACCGGCAATCATTAATGCGGCGAGCACGCCCCCGGCTAACCCCAACAAACAGATAGCAATTGTTGTTGACGGCATGGCCAACTGCTTGCGTAATTGCTGTCTTAATAAAGGCGCCATTTAATGTTGTTCCTTACACTAAACCAAGGCTCAAGGCTTGCATATTTATCAATAACATATCAGCATAAGCGGCTAATGGAAATGAGCGAGTATTATGAAGCTGTATTTTAATCTCAAATATTGGCAAAAGCGTATCGGCAGGCTGCCAACTTTTTTGGCGGTGGCTGGTTTAATCGTACTTTTTGCCTATTTAGCTTACCTTGCCGGCGTTTGGCATGCGAACTCGTTGAAAGAAACGGTCAGGGAGCAGTCCAATCAACTGGACGATATGTATAAACGTCTGGAGCAGATGGAATATCAACGCCACGTAATGCAAGTGGAACTGGATATTGAGCGCTCATCGAATCAAAGCTTGCAGGACGAATTAACGGCATTACAAAATGATAACTATGCCTTACGCAGGGATCTTGCGTTTTACCAGAAAATAATGGCACCTGAGTTACAGCAAGGTGGGGTTACTATCGACTCCATCACGGTGACACCGAACCAGGCCGAAAAACATTTCCATTTCTCGTTGGCGGTTCTCCAGATTGAGCAACGTCGGCGTTTCGTGGAAGGGCGGGTCGCTATTGATTTAGTGGGGCGAGTTAACGGCGAAAAGCGCCGCTTTGACCTGATGAAGTTAGCCAACATTGGTGCCGATGAACGTAACTTCACCATGCGTTATTTCTCAGTATACGAAGGTGATTTTTTCATGCCTGAAGGGCTTGTACCTGAGCGTATTGATGTGTCGGTTACATTAACCGACGGAGGACGTGGCACGTTAAATCGTTCGTTCTTTTGGAAAGACATTCGAAAAGGTCAGCCGGCAACGAATGTCAGGACTGACGGCGATACTTGACCAAAATAGTCAGGTAAGAGAAAATGCCCACAGAGTTCAACGAGGGTGAAACACTATGAGCAGTTCTGCGGAAACAGCGGTACCTATTGAGTTTACCGAACAAGCCGCAAAGAAAGTGAGCCAGCTGATTGCGGAAGAAGAAAATCCGAACTTGAAGCTGCGCGTCTATGTGACGGGCGGCGGTTGTTCAGGTTTTCAATACGGCTTTACCTTTGATGAAACCCCCAACCCGGGCGATATGCAGGTCGAAAAAGAAGGTGTGACTTTATTGGTTGATCCAATGAGCCTCCAGTATCTTATGGGTGGCATTGTTAGCTATGAAGAAGGCTTGCAAGGTTCGCGCTTTTTCGTTGACAACCCTAATGCCACTACTACCTGCGGTTGTGGTTCAAGTTTCTCTATCTAGGCTATCCAAAACACTCGCTGAAGCTGAAACCAGCACGCATTTGCGCTAAAATAACCTCACCATTTGTTGTGAGGTTTTTTTATGAGTGCATACGCTGAACACATTAAAACCGTTTGTGAGCGCTTCGATAAGGCACTGGCAGATACTGGTTTTGAATCAACTCTGATTTACTCAGGTCAACCACGCGTTGATTTCCTTGATGACAACGCACCTCCGTATCGAGTCAACCCATTGTTTAAATACTGGGTACCCGTCACAGAAAGCCCGAAAAGTGCGATTTTTTATCGCAAAGGCAGCCAGCGCCCAACCGTGTATCTATTTCAGGCAAAAGACTTCTGGCACGCACCGGTCAATGTACCGGAAGAAGAATGGCAGCAGTATGTCGATTTAAAAATTATCGATGACCTTAGCGTTATGACTGACGATATCGGTAGCGATCTTGCCAGTGCCGCCTTTATCGGTGAAGACTTCGCAGAGCCTGTTCACAGCTGGAATGTA comes from Idiomarina sp. X4 and encodes:
- the pepB gene encoding aminopeptidase PepB; protein product: MSSALTVYLTNEAPAAHWNPKSNVVFDGDAAKIVLVDDESENLRRIQKAGRTLDNNGVIKIAVSGDDWDMERQWALYQGFTSTLSKNDVVWHTDDKEAAKHLDAMRDATRFSRELTNLPAEDIYPESLAERVIEHFKGLAPDAISAEFIKGEALKDAGWMGIYTVGRASQHAPGMLVLDYNPTGDENAPVDTALIGKGITYDSGGYSIKPSEGMLSMKCDMGGAATVTGALSLAIRRGLNKRVKLILCCAENMIDGRAYKLGDIIRYKNGLTVEVVNTDAEGRLVLADGLQAAGEFGAKNIIDAATLTGAAQMAVGNEYNALFSIDNSAAERALKNADKEHELLWRLPLAPWHSENCPSAFADTANSRPQKGGGAGGASNAAGFLLRFAPEQGKGWLHFDLAGAYQKSATGMWATGATALGVRTIAATVQGD
- the hrpB gene encoding ATP-dependent helicase HrpB yields the protein MTLPVENVLPALAQCFPAARVVLEAPPGAGKSTYLPLYLLREQLGTSGITVMLQPRRVAAVNVANYLARQLNEPVGETVGYIVRGETKRTKNTKLLVVTEGVLVRWLQEDPELSGISTLIFDEFHERNLHSDLSLALVMDALPLRDDLNLLVMSATLPAEAISEWLSGYCEGVTTLRSEGRSFPIDIQYRAPKKRSEWLLQLPTVIVEALGNADKGVLVFLPGIYEIERVQQALSSLLATDVDVYTLHSRLSLKAQQHALKASDGKRIILATNIAETSLTIEGIDVVVDSGRERRANFLPGYGMNQLTTHFVSRASATQRAGRAGRLQPGTCYRAWSKADEHGQPEYAKADIETQDVTSVVLEALKWGSSVSELAWFTPPNPVHCRVAEQFLSLTGLLHDKQLTGKAMSLDTGTDVRLALICAAANETGDKEANNKVKAACARALATLEEPSPQIKTVNILESAKQHYQQRQSLSRWRRRWQYWLQRLRVTENTEANEKGAEPLLIAGFPDRLAKYTETKRSFQLVTGGRLAPVAELLSQPQWAIIFEATFQEGNSTGKVRSYVEVSDISDAIDAAGLAVSETHSADWLGNQQTLTRVRRQVIGALTLSEEKLDGSVSHEECCQAFSEYLNKKGLETLNWSRKANQLLARMRLLQSATGELSDYSLSTEGLLFQLDAWAYPYWDSVKSLSQLQAWDPYEALTYWLNYEKERLDNACPEHWQTPTQRKIFINYLDGTPRVEVKLQEMFGVKDSPRIIDGQQVVSVDLLSPAGRLLQRTNDLHSFWDNAYQEVRKEMRGRYPKHPWPEDPINAEATYKTKRQMQ
- the mrcB gene encoding penicillin-binding protein 1B, whose product is MIKRQWLSYLFWTSVKIGVAVAAIVAVYAIYLDASLSKHFKTERYQAPALVYAGELRLYPGYPIQQSALVKTLERIGYNRSNDTEQSGYYSVSNSSVMVHRRPFDFSDGPQMSKRVQVHFVNDRVASITSWPSGRELESFRLEPELIGRISTLSKEDRLLVGLEVVPNLLIETLLQVEDRNFYHHKGVSPWAILRALVANLKAGRTVQGGSTLTQQLVKNLYLTREQTLWRKFHEAMMSLVIDYRFDKNTILETYLNEVYFGQDGRNAIHGIGLASQFYFGKQVQELSVDEVALLIGMIKGPSYYDPRRFPERAQERRDTVLKVMFDQDLIAKPTYVAAVQRQLDVRESRRLVEHPYPHYMDIIKREMKTLALPDDWQDTGLKIYTHMDVNAQEAVQKSLAGKLKEDDSALEGAMVVANYRQGTVTALAGGRLSQTVGYNRAIMALRPIGSLIKPVIYATAMQESGIGLHTPVVDEAITLEDKQGKQWQPQNYDKEFKGSLLLYEALVESRNIPAVRVGVEVGVDTVVDYMRRLGVVTPLEAYPSLTLGSASLTPFAVTRMYSALMNDGRFQPLSAISSITTHQGDVLYRASEKNAEQVFDAKVAYLTKFGLHGVVSEGTASALQRVLAGQKVGGKTGTTNDYRDSWFVAVDGEQVVTAWLGRDDNQPTGLTGSSGALRVVADYYERKPPLSMALNVPEPLKMQRFHERTGQRIPNDCGNGELLPAEEIRLPDNITCEGNIEEKSWWDRLFGG
- the hemL gene encoding glutamate-1-semialdehyde 2,1-aminomutase, whose product is MSRSEDLFKQAQVSIPGGVNSPVRAFSGVGGTPIFFESAEGAYMIDADGKRYIDYVGSWGPMILGHNHPSVLEATLAAAKRGLSFGTPTEIEITMAETIRKIVPSIEKVRMVNSGTEATMTAIRLARGYTGRDKILKFEGNYHGHADSLLVKAGSGALTLGVPNSPGIPEDLAKHTLTVNYNDIDSVKEAFKEFGDDIACIIVEPVAGNMNCIPPVPGFLEGLRDVCDEYGSVLIFDEVMTGFRVAPGGAQERYGITPDLTTLGKVIGGGMPVGAFGGKKEVMDYIAPVGPVYQAGTLSGNPVAMSAGLAALQQLSTPGLYDQLYQRVDALVDGLQERANRAGVPMTTNRAGSMFGFFFTEEPEVTSYTQATQCNMEHFKTFYHAMLNEGVYLAPSAFEGGFMSAAHTEDDIEKTLQAAEKAFTQLK
- a CDS encoding aspartate carbamoyltransferase; this encodes MNFTGSNILSVNQFDRDSIDYIFSVADKMQPYARRKKRTRVLDGAILGNLFFEPSTRTRVSFGTAFNLLGGEVRETTGMESSAIAKGESLYDTARVLSSYSDVIAMRHPKSGSVKEFASGSRVPVINGGDGANEHPTQALLDLYTIEKELAYHQQSIDNMHICMIGDLKYGRTVHSLSTLLSMYKNIKFTLISPRELSMPESVLTTLDSAGHQVTITEKVDGIVDADIVYQTRIQQERFASPEDADQYRGKFRLNQDIYTKHYKPNTVIMHPLPRDSRAEANELDNDLNQNPNLAIFRQADNGVLIRMALFALTLGVVDQVDKHECDVIWYSEKSQL
- the hemJ gene encoding protoporphyrinogen oxidase HemJ; this encodes MTWILWVKALHIAFMVAWFAGIFYLPRLFVYHAMNAKPAVHEQFCVMERRLLFFVTPFAILTLVFGLVLIFAYGSAWFAASGWMHTKLVLVTLLYAYHGYCFKLLRDFKNGKNTKSHRFYRVFNELPVLALFAIIILAVVKPY
- a CDS encoding chloride channel protein, producing the protein MAPLLRQQLRKQLAMPSTTIAICLLGLAGGVLAALMIAGFRFAIEYGAHLIGNDTYWQEPLPTTLRFIIPIAAALLIYGIFRLSGSRYVRMGIPYVIHRMKQHYGMLPWRSTVNQFFGGIIALIAGYSVGREGPAVHLGAAASTWLGFHVDAPKNALRTLAACGIAAAIAASFNTPLAAMVLVMEVVLREYKVHVFIPVMLSAVAGSLITEEIFGVASELAMLSAQDIPTTQLPWVVILGVVLGVVGVIFKKLMLDVMDTVKDMSLLTRLLFAGIITASLAVIIPTSLGPGLTAIEQVINHQGEMSLLTTLLLAKLFAAAIALGMGIPGGLIGAVFGIGAIIAAVFVGAVDVLGIQQALSFDSFILLGMAGILAACIHAPMAALLAIVELSRSVEIIIPAMMVIVPAYLISSQLFKSKSIFIAQLELQDLPYQLAPVHVALQKTGVENVMETDFKLLLEPTQNELVDSLESAQAKTVIVMSVDEDNQPLYRLVSYDITAGDSPSLSYTPIKGLRITSTLAEVYDEIGQQRRGAVYIYESNGEHPCGIVTWETVRKALQRELA